In one window of Azoarcus olearius DNA:
- the napF gene encoding ferredoxin-type protein NapF, with product MARRGFLRGRTPPGASPLRPPWAVAEEDFLRQCTRCDACVAACPTQVVVRGGGGYPEIDFARSECSFCTRCVTACAPRALQRDDGRTPWTPTLTLGAGCIAQHGVECRVCGEACGAGAIRFRPRAGGVALPEVEAARCTGCGACVAPCPVRAISLQMNTMAVMEEGA from the coding sequence ATGGCGCGCAGGGGCTTCCTGCGTGGCCGTACCCCGCCCGGCGCCTCGCCGCTGCGTCCGCCCTGGGCGGTCGCCGAAGAGGACTTCCTGCGCCAGTGCACCCGCTGCGACGCCTGCGTCGCGGCCTGCCCCACGCAGGTGGTGGTGCGCGGCGGCGGCGGATACCCCGAGATCGACTTCGCCCGCAGCGAGTGCAGCTTCTGCACCCGCTGCGTCACCGCTTGCGCGCCGCGCGCGCTGCAGCGTGACGACGGACGGACGCCCTGGACCCCGACCCTGACCCTGGGCGCCGGCTGCATCGCGCAGCACGGCGTGGAGTGCCGGGTGTGCGGCGAGGCCTGCGGTGCCGGCGCGATCCGCTTCCGGCCGCGCGCCGGCGGCGTAGCGCTGCCCGAGGTGGAGGCGGCGCGCTGCACCGGCTGCGGCGCCTGCGTCGCGCCCTGCCCGGTGCGGGCGATTTCCCTGCAGATGAACACGATGGCGGTGATGGAGGAAGGCGCATGA
- a CDS encoding chaperone NapD translates to MRIASLVVRAKPEHFAELNETLGEIPGVEVHGASAENGRMVLCIEDGEGYSITDSILAVSLAEHVLGATLAYEYTDEGLELLEA, encoded by the coding sequence ATGAGGATCGCGAGCCTGGTGGTGCGGGCCAAGCCCGAGCACTTCGCGGAACTGAACGAGACCCTGGGCGAGATCCCGGGGGTGGAAGTGCATGGCGCCTCGGCCGAGAACGGCCGCATGGTCCTCTGCATCGAGGATGGCGAGGGCTACTCGATCACCGATTCGATATTGGCGGTGAGCCTGGCCGAGCATGTGCTCGGCGCCACGCTCGCTTACGAATACACCGACGAAGGTCTGGAATTACTGGAGGCGTGA